ACGGGGGAATGTATGCTGAGGAGATCCAACACCTCATCAATGTGAGTCACGAGCAGGGATTGCTCGAACCCGTCGAACATCAGCTCATCAGCAATGTCTTTCACTTTTCCGGCGCAACCGTCCGGGATGCCATGCGTCCCCGGGCGGAGGTGACGGCCCTCGAGGCCTCGACTCCGTTTGATGAGATCATTCGCACCTTCGAGGCCTCGGGCTACTCGCGCATTCCGGTCTACCGGCAGCAGTGGGACAACGTCATTGGAATCCTCCACAGCAAGGACCTGCTGCGGTATCTTCGCCAGCCGGAACGATTCAAGATCGAGCAGGTCGTTCACTCCCCCTTTTTCGTTCCCGACTCCGCCTCGCTCGACGACGTACTCCGTCAGATGCGCCAGAAGAAGAACCATTTCGCTCTGGTCGTGGACGAATACGGCGTGATCGAGGGAATCATCACGCTGGAGGACATCCTCGAGGAGCTGGTGGGAGAGATTCATGATGAGCATGATCTGGACGAAGAGCGCATTGTGCGACGGCCGGATGGCTCGATCGTGCTGGCGGGAAGCGTGACCGTTCGTGAGGTGAATCGTGCTCTTGGCCTGAACCTCCCCGAATCGGACGACTATAACACGGTGGCGGGATTCCTCATGACTCACACCGGTCGGCTGCCGCTTCTTGGCGATCGAATCACCTACAACGGCGTGACCTTCACTGTCGAAAAAATGGAAGGGCGGCGCGTGACTCGAATCTGCCTGGAGATCGGGGAATCGCATCAGCGTGTTCCCGAGATGCCCCCTCGCCCTGAGCGGAAGGATCGCGCGGATGTGTGCCAGCCGGAATCAGCTCCGCCGACCGAAGCCGGCGTCCGGGGGTGATCGCTCACTCCCGTTCGATCTCGTACGTCATCGTCACCGTGGTGGCTTCCCTCAGCATCGCCGAGACGCTGCAATATTTCGTCGCTGAGAGGTGAACGGCATCGCGGACGGCCTTTTCCGACAGATTGGGCCCCCGGAGAATATGCCGCACCATGATATTTTCCCAAATCCGGGGATAGCTTTCGCGCCGCGTGGCGCTCACGCGAACTTCGTAATGGGTGATCTTCTGTCGCTTCTTCTTGAGAATGCTTTCCACATCGGACGCGGTACAGGCTCCAAGCGCGATGAGCAGCAGGTGCATTGGTCCGGGGGCGCTGTCGCGCTGGCGATTCACATCAAGGACAAGAGCCCGACCCGTCGGTGATTGACCCACGAAGAGTTCATCATCGGCGAGAACAACTCTCACTTCATCCATTCGTCGCTTTCCTCCGAATGTGTCCGTCTCCGTCACGGGGTGGGGTCCTCTCCCACGCCGGAGGGTTAGGTGATTCAAATCCCAATGTAGCGAGCGTAGAGGCTTCGGGCCTGCGCCGTATCTGTTGTTCCCTTGATGATGCAGTGACCGTCAGGAAAAAGATTCAGCTCGTAACCGTCCACCCGGAAGATGAGAAGAAATTCCTTCACGATGACTTCGCCGAGCGGCCGCAGTCGTTCGGCCACGTCGCTGAGGTTCAGCGAGGCCTCGCCGACGCGGGAAATATGAACGGCATCACGGCCGCACAACGTCAGGGCCACCTGCTTCGTTCGCGCGTCGAGGAATTCAAAGACGCGGCGCTGACAGGTCAAACAGTCAGACGACCGTTGAACATTTTTCAGGGAGACGCGATGAAGTGCGAGCGGCCAGACATCCACCTGAACGAGGCCTCCGTGGAGCGCCTCGATGTTGCCCGTGAGAATCTTGAGGGCTTCGGAGACCTGGATGGAAGCAACCATCATGACGGCGGGGAGGAGCACGCCCACCGTGTCGCAGGTCGGAGAAGTTCCGGGCGGGGGAAGCGTCTCCAGCAGGCAGCGGAAACAGGGAGTCTCGCCCGGACGAATCGTCATCGTCAATCCATAAGACCCAACGACCGCTCCATAGATCCAGGGTTTTCCCCATTTCACACAGGCATCATTGATGAGGAAGCGCGTCTCGAAATTATCCGTTCCGTCCAGGACGAGGTCCACATCGCCGATGATCTTCTCGATATTTCGGTTGGTGACATCAGTGACCAGGGCTTCGACCTGAATATCCGAGTTGATGCGGGCGATGCGTCGTTGACAGGCGATGGCCTTGGGAAGGCGATCGCGCGCATCCTGTTCGTCGAACATGACCTGGCGCTGGAGATTCGATTCCTCGACGAAATCGCGGTCAACCAGGCGCAGCCGACCGACGCCAGCCCGCGCAAGTGCTTCGATCTGCACGCCACCGAGCGCCCCACACCCGATGACAGCCACATGGCTTTGGAGAAGTCGTCGCTGTCCCGCCTCGCCGATGGGGACAAAGAGAATCTGCCGCGAGTACTTTTCCATCATCGTTGCCAGCCACAACGAAGGTAGCTGGTGCGTGTCGGGACTGTCAATTGATCGTGTTTCGTCTCCGCGCTCATCCACCTGTTGCGACTCTGCGCACTGGATCTTCCCTTACGGGGAAGGGAAGATGTCACGCGCTTCGCCCCGACACTAATTTCCCCCGCTGAGACCCCACTTCATTGTAATGGTCGGATTCCTCCAGATGAAAGAGACCACCCCGACGCGCCGGCAGTACCGGGTTCCTCTACGACATCACCCCGATAGATTATCCCTTCCCTCCGGCGACGGCGGGAACGATGGATACTTCGGCTCCGTCGGTCACTTCAGTCGTGAGTCCGTCGAGGAAGCGAATGTCCTCGCCATTGACGTAGATGTTGACGAAGCGGCGAAGCTGACCGGTCTCGTCGAACAATCGCTCGGTAATGCCGGGAAACTGCTTCTCCAGCGAGTGAAAGAGATCCCTGATCGTTCGCCCCGAGGCCTCGACCAGATCGAGATTGTTGGTGAAGCGGCGAAGAGGTTGTGGTATACGTACCGTTATTGCCATCGTTGCCCTCCTTCATTGGCCACATCTGTGAGAATCTCATTATGAGTCCTGATCCATCACGGGGAGGCGCAGAGGGGAACAAGTGATCGAGCCTTCGTCCGCATCTCCCCATCCCTGACGACCGGTCATAAGGCGCAAAGCGACAAAGCTGATCACGCCATGCTGCATCTCTCCAGCGCGCCAGCTCTTGGCTTCTTTGCACTACACCGTCGCCAACGGCAGCGGCGGTTCTGACCATAATTCGCGGTGCCGCCAATGGCCGTTTACCTTCGATAGGAGCCCACGACGGACCCTTGTTCCACAAGCTTCCGAACTTCTGACAGTGTCGGTGAAATCGAGTGCGGTGGTTCGATGTCCACGGCCTCGGCGGTCTTGAGTCCGTTCCCCGTAATGGCAATGACCGTCAGGTCGTCAGGCGCAATCCACCCTTGAGCGATGAGTTTTCTCGTGACGGCGACGGTCACTCCGCCTGCGGTTTCGGTGAAGATCCCTTCCGTTTCCGCCAGCAATGCGATCCCCTCGATGATTTCTCGGTCCGAGGCATCCTCGGCCCATCCGCCGGTTTCGCGGATGAGACGGGCGGCAAAATATCCATCGGCAGGATTTCCGATAGCGAGCGATTTGGCAATCGTGTTGGGCTTGACCGGAACGATTTCATCGGTTCCTGCTTTGACAGCGGCGGAAATGGGATTACAGCCGCTGGCTTGAGCGCCGAACATCCTCGTTTTGACCTCCGGCAGCAGTCCGACGCGCCGAAGCTCCTGCCAGGCTTTATAAATCTTGGTGATGAGCGCCCCTCCAGCCATGGGGACGACAATGGCATCGGGCACGCGCCAGCCGAGTTGTTCAGCGATTTCAAAGCCAACCGTTTTCGATCCTTCAGCGTAAAAGGGCCGCAGATTCACATTCACGAGTGCCCAGGGGAAGGCATCGGCGATCTCGTTACAGAGGCGATTGACATCATCGTAGTTGCCACGAATGCCGATGACTTCCGCTCCGTAGACGCGGGTACCCACGATTTTCGGTACTTCCAAATTTTCCGGGACGAAAATGTAGGCTCTCAACCCGGCCGCCGCCGCACCTGCTGCCACCGAGTTGGCCAGATTCCCGGTAGAGGCACATCCCACGATCTGGAAGCCGAATTCGAGGGCCTTTGAGATGGAAACCGCCACCACCCGATCCTTGAACGAGAGCGTGGGATGATTGACGGCATCATTCTTGATGTAGAGGTTCTTTAACCCGAGGGCAGCGCCCAGACGCTCGGCTCGAATCAGGGGAGTGAAGCCCGTTTCGCGCCCGACGCGCGGCTGCTCGTTCACGGGCAGGAACTCACGATACCGCCACATCGTCGGAGGCCGAGAGGCAATTACATCCGGGTTAATGGCTCCCGCTATCCGATCATAATCGTAATCCACTTCAACCGGACCGAAACATTCGTCGCAAATGGCCCGCGGTTCGACCGGATAGTGACTCCCGCAGATCCGACAACTCAAACCAACGACGTAGCTCATTGTTTCTCTCCTTCCAGCCCAACCGACCTCCCCAAATCAAAAACCCCGCGCTAAACAGCACGGGGTTCATTTTTGTTACGGAGTTTCCTCCGGGCTGTTTAGACAGTTTTTTACGTGGAGCAAGTCGCCGTAAATCGCCACGTTATTCAATTGTGAATGGCAGAATTTACGATGCCTCTCTCAATCTGTCAAGACGTGTGCCAAAAGTTTCCGCCCCGATCTCCAGCCACATTCAATTGCGGCACCCACCGGGATAGGCGGGCAAGAAGCGTCCGCTCCCGGGGAGAAACTCATTCGCCAATTGCTCCAAAGTCAAGCGCCAGGGTCCTGTCTGTCCGTCGCTCGCGCTGGATTCGCCAGAGGGGAGGGGCGAGAGCAAATCGTTGCGAACCACAGGGTGTGACTGATTCATCACACGGGCGCGGCGGATGATGCCGTTGCCAGGAGATTTCGGAGCGATTCCAGCGTGATGTTTCCTCCCGACTGGTCGAGCACAACAGTTCGGCCTCGCAGGCGCTCTTTGATTTTCAGCGCGGCGGCCAGCGGTGCCGCTCCCGCTCCTTCGACCAGGTTGTGCGTGGCTTCCATCATCAACAGCATCGCCTGGCGAATCTCGTCGTCGCTGACGAGGACGAAATCAGTCAGATACTGCCTGAGAATAGAGACCGTCATCTCAAATCCCACGCGCGTTGCCAATCCCTCGGCGAACGTCGTCATCGTCGCCGTAGCGACCAGTCGTCCATCGCGCCATGAGAGATACGCTGCCGGTGCTCCCTCCGATTGAACGCCGATCACTTCGATCCGAGGATTGAGAGCTTTGACCGCTGTGGAGATCCCGGCGGCACCGCTTCCCCCTCCGACGGGAACGATAATCACGTCCACCTGGGGAAGGTCTTCCACGATCTCCAGACCAATTGTTCCCACACCGGCGATGAGATGGGGCTCGTTGGCCGAATGGACATAGCGATAGCCTTCGCGCTCAGCTATCGCTTCCACATACTCGCGGGCCTCGTCGAAATCGGCTCCGTGAAAGATCACCTCGGCTCCGAGCCGCTGGATGGCGCGAACTTTATCGGGATTGCTTCCAACAGGGACAACGACAACGGCGCGCACGCCGAAGAGCTGCGCGGCGTAGGCGATGGATTGACCATGATTGCCAGTGGATGCCGTAATGACGCCGCGCTTCCTCTCTTCGGGAGTGAGGCGGGAGATGAGATTGATCCCTCCGCGTACCTTGAAGGCTCCGATCGGTTGGTGATTCTCGTGCTTGACGTAAACGGAGGCTCCGATAAGCTCGGATAATCCGGCGTAATAGTAGAGTGGAGTGCGGTTGAGGTAACGACGTATCACCCGCCGGGCTTCAAGAATCTCGGCCATGCTGACAGTAGGCTCCATCATACCCACGCTTCGTTCCTTTCGTGCTGACCCGCTGCAAGCGGGAGCGCAAAGCTATCAAAGAGACGCCGACCGTTCAAGGGTGCCGGAGCGGATGTGTCTGTTCG
The sequence above is drawn from the Blastocatellia bacterium genome and encodes:
- a CDS encoding threonine dehydratase is translated as MMEPTVSMAEILEARRVIRRYLNRTPLYYYAGLSELIGASVYVKHENHQPIGAFKVRGGINLISRLTPEERKRGVITASTGNHGQSIAYAAQLFGVRAVVVVPVGSNPDKVRAIQRLGAEVIFHGADFDEAREYVEAIAEREGYRYVHSANEPHLIAGVGTIGLEIVEDLPQVDVIIVPVGGGSGAAGISTAVKALNPRIEVIGVQSEGAPAAYLSWRDGRLVATATMTTFAEGLATRVGFEMTVSILRQYLTDFVLVSDDEIRQAMLLMMEATHNLVEGAGAAPLAAALKIKERLRGRTVVLDQSGGNITLESLRNLLATASSAAPV
- a CDS encoding ubiquitin-like small modifier protein 1 — translated: MAITVRIPQPLRRFTNNLDLVEASGRTIRDLFHSLEKQFPGITERLFDETGQLRRFVNIYVNGEDIRFLDGLTTEVTDGAEVSIVPAVAGGKG
- a CDS encoding OsmC family protein, encoding MDEVRVVLADDELFVGQSPTGRALVLDVNRQRDSAPGPMHLLLIALGACTASDVESILKKKRQKITHYEVRVSATRRESYPRIWENIMVRHILRGPNLSEKAVRDAVHLSATKYCSVSAMLREATTVTMTYEIERE
- a CDS encoding ThiF family adenylyltransferase, with translation MMEKYSRQILFVPIGEAGQRRLLQSHVAVIGCGALGGVQIEALARAGVGRLRLVDRDFVEESNLQRQVMFDEQDARDRLPKAIACQRRIARINSDIQVEALVTDVTNRNIEKIIGDVDLVLDGTDNFETRFLINDACVKWGKPWIYGAVVGSYGLTMTIRPGETPCFRCLLETLPPPGTSPTCDTVGVLLPAVMMVASIQVSEALKILTGNIEALHGGLVQVDVWPLALHRVSLKNVQRSSDCLTCQRRVFEFLDARTKQVALTLCGRDAVHISRVGEASLNLSDVAERLRPLGEVIVKEFLLIFRVDGYELNLFPDGHCIIKGTTDTAQARSLYARYIGI
- the thrC gene encoding threonine synthase; translated protein: MSYVVGLSCRICGSHYPVEPRAICDECFGPVEVDYDYDRIAGAINPDVIASRPPTMWRYREFLPVNEQPRVGRETGFTPLIRAERLGAALGLKNLYIKNDAVNHPTLSFKDRVVAVSISKALEFGFQIVGCASTGNLANSVAAGAAAAGLRAYIFVPENLEVPKIVGTRVYGAEVIGIRGNYDDVNRLCNEIADAFPWALVNVNLRPFYAEGSKTVGFEIAEQLGWRVPDAIVVPMAGGALITKIYKAWQELRRVGLLPEVKTRMFGAQASGCNPISAAVKAGTDEIVPVKPNTIAKSLAIGNPADGYFAARLIRETGGWAEDASDREIIEGIALLAETEGIFTETAGGVTVAVTRKLIAQGWIAPDDLTVIAITGNGLKTAEAVDIEPPHSISPTLSEVRKLVEQGSVVGSYRR
- a CDS encoding hemolysin family protein, whose product is MDDPGSLLDNLRVLLVFLLVLLNGFFVMSEFALVTVRRSWVETMAGRGDRRARVLLRVISKIDDYIAATQLGITIASIALGWVGEPALSRLLEPLFAPLASNFLTSFASHTLAVVLAFTIITFLHVVVGELAPKTLALERTQSIALLVARPMELFYRMFKPFVLLLNRSGIFVLRLLGIPPTHGHGGMYAEEIQHLINVSHEQGLLEPVEHQLISNVFHFSGATVRDAMRPRAEVTALEASTPFDEIIRTFEASGYSRIPVYRQQWDNVIGILHSKDLLRYLRQPERFKIEQVVHSPFFVPDSASLDDVLRQMRQKKNHFALVVDEYGVIEGIITLEDILEELVGEIHDEHDLDEERIVRRPDGSIVLAGSVTVREVNRALGLNLPESDDYNTVAGFLMTHTGRLPLLGDRITYNGVTFTVEKMEGRRVTRICLEIGESHQRVPEMPPRPERKDRADVCQPESAPPTEAGVRG